The DNA region ATACCCAACAATTGCAAAATTACTAAATACTCGACTCTAgaataaccaaataaaatacaaaaacctaATTAACTACCATGGACACCTATTCTTGGGCTTTGCCTTAATTTTAGGCTTCCAAAGAGGATATTGCTTCTCTAACAATGATATGGGTTTGCCAAGATTACGCCATCATGTAACAATTGATAGGCAGTTAGGCATGTTAGGTAACAGTAGATCTATCTGCAACTTTCAGAGGGCAAAAAAATGAGAGTGATACAAAAGGGGACACAGAAAGAAGACAGAAATTACCTCAAGAACCAAAGTGGTTACCATCACAGCACAAACATTGCCATCGATGTTCACTTTATGACGCCTGACTTGCTCAAGCAATTGCTGCATGCAGTCACCAGGATGAATAAGACATCCAAGGGAGTCCCAAAGTTTGAAACATTTTTCCACTTCCTGTTAAACAAGAGGAATTACTTAAAAATTTGActgaaattataaaaactttaaaactaTGCTGCATTCATAGATTAAATGAATGCTAATTTATGAGATAAATTGAAAATGACAACATGAATATTTTGATTAATGACATGATAACTTTTTGCAATATTCTTATATTGACCGGATTAGTCttccctttttaatttttttttattataaatttttaatgattGGTAAGTTTCACTCTCacccaatgggtcttgaactacaacctcaccctccacctagcaATTAAAAGGGGAGGATGTGCCACTTGAACTAGAGCTAATTGGCAACCAGATTAGGCAAATGTATAATTGCTTTCTCTAAAAGCAATCAAAAACTGTAAATATAAGGTtgcaaatttttaataataagaaGTACAAGCTACCTCTACACAAAAGCTATATAGAAGATGCATTACCTCAATGAAAGCCCTTGGATTTGGGCAGTTTTGCTGTTTAGATAATCTTAGTGTGCACTCTGCAGCAGTTTGACCATCTCGAAGGGCAACAGCCTTAAAGAACTCCAGTAGGTTCACTTGATATTTCTTAGAAAGTTCAGCAGTCATTCCTACATCAAGGAGAATGACATGAGGCTTCGACCTAAAGATCCGCTTATGTTGTGGTTTGCTATGTGCCACTCGGACTAGTATATTTCCAGGATGCATGTCTGCATGAACAAAATTGTCTACCTGGAGTAAAAAACAATTTCTCAGCTAATGTACTCAAGTATTTCACTCATGGagaatctaatttcataaagaCTAAATTAATAATTGGATTTTGAATTACATATCAAGACAATAATAATATTGCTGGGTAAAGTAATCAATAAAACCCTATTTTACAAGCTTCTTGAGATCTTGTGTTACCCTCAAACCACTTCAGGGTTACACCAAAAGCACTCTACAACTCTTATGAGCACAGAATTATAGTTATCTTGGTGTCCCATATTCAATATGACACCTGAGTTGAAAGATTTTAGTGACTAATATTTGAGAAATTTGCCTTTACATGGTCAATTTCTTTTGATCATTTACTCTCACAATTATTCATATCAACTGAATTTTATCACCATAGATTCTAGGGTGACTCAAGGAGGAGATATTATTCAACTTTAACTTTCCAGGACAAATGAAGAATACAACACAAATATATTTAGAACTAAAAGTTGCCATAAGAAGacatatgaaagaaaagaagaaaaacagtTGAAAAGCGAGTATAAGATACCAAAAGCATCTTTAAAAGTGTATGGGTTCCGATGTGAGCAAGGGCACTTTTAATTTGATCATTTCCTTTAAGCCCTTCAACATAATGCAGAACACTTTCACCTTGTTCGTAAGTTTCAACTAGTACAGATGGGTGCACCAGGGGATATAGAGGCTTTGGGAATGAGACGTCCTTCCATTTTCGGAAATTGTAAATAAAACGATTCAAATGAGCAGCTTCCCTTGAAAGATCAACCTGCGACATCATGAACACAGCAAATTGCTGTATGCTTTCATCCAATCTCAACCATTTCAGAttaggaatgaaaatggagattttggccacaaaattaatgatcataaaatCCCTTCTAATTGCTTCTCCAACACCTGGATGTCGAACCTTAACAGCAACAACAACGGGCTTGACTGGCTGACCAGGATATCTATATTTCAGTGTTGCTTGATGAACTTGAGCAACACTTCCTGATGCCACAGGTTCCTCATCAAATTTTTCAAAGATTTCAGACAGCTTTCGACCAAATGCCCTTTCAACAGTTTTTTTGGTGACTGAAAAACTATGTGCTGGTGCATTGCTATGCAGTCTTGCAAGTTCACTGCACAAATCTCGAGGGAAGAGATCTGGTCTTGTTGCAGCCCATTGACCCCATTTTATGAATGCTGGGCCTGCCTTTTCAAGTGTATGATGGACAACATGGAGCCATCTTTTCCGAAACTCAACACCAAGGGAGTCTGCAAAAGGAGCCATAGCTATGCAGGGTGAGAATAAAATTGCTAAATAGATAGCTCTGAGAAACAAGATAAAGCCCTCCAGAACTGAATACACAAACAAGGTTAAATAAACATGTCCGTCTTGTGCGTGCGTATACAAAGTATCCCTTGTTGGCAAGTATTCTGCTTCTGCCCATGTTTGTTGTGTCAAAGCAAGCTCCCCAATTATGACAGCAATAACACCAGGGGCAAGAAGATTTGATCGAGTCAAAGCCAGGCTCACCACACAGGCAATCCGATTTATTGGTGGTAAAGCTGGGCTACTGTGGGAACATATTTGAAAAAACCTTTTCCAAGCAATTTGCACATGGGGAGAAATTATCTTATTCACTAAAAGGCCATAGAAGCTTCTGAAACCTCTAAGCTGTAACAGGCTCTCTTTTGCTTTAAATAATGTAAAAGGAGAAGGTCCTCTAAAACAAAATTCAGACTTTGAGAAATTTCTGCATAGGGAGTAATGGGGCCCAAGTGTTTTATGTGCCCCACATCTATTTACTTCTAAGCAGCTAATCTTCTGATTTGGAAGAAGGGAACGTGCAATCCTTCTAACATTTCCACCGGTCCAAAATCTGCACATTACAATTATGTATTTAGAATTCCGTAACACACTAAGCTAATAAAGAGAATAGTATATAAGGCAAGAGCATAAACCTGGAaactaaagtaaaaaaattatagaaatattaaattagtgttactatgtaagttttaccAATTTTCAGAGATATTAATGTTTGAAGATGACCAAAAAAGATTCAGCTATACTCTATTAGTTTCTTAGAGACAAGAATGTCATagtcttttgaaaatttttgattaGGATCATTTCCTTTCGAGAGTTAATACATCTAGCTGCAATAATGAAAATCCTACCTCACTACTATAGTTCACAAAGAAGCAACCCTTCATTGATAAACAAAATGCTGCCTCAGAATGTAAACACAGGAGTTTACTTCAGAAGATGTATACAAAATCTTCCATAAAACAACATACTAGTATCATTGTTAAAACTAAATGCCTCATTCAACATgtgcaaatttcttttcttgatcACATAATCATACCAGCTTCCTTTGGATAATAACAAAGCTTTCTAAtatcacattcatttttttttaataagtaaaagagatgtatattcaaaaaaCTACCTCATGCATAACGGCATAAGGCATAtcaaagattacaaaaagagaaaagaaaaacaaagagaaaactAATTACAAAAGAGAGAACTTAGAAACAttgggagagaatcactagaggtgGGTCCCCAAACCCTAGACCAGTCGAAAAGGGAGCCACTGAAAGAAGCGAGCAGCTGGTCATCAGAGCTTTCCATGTCCTCAAACGTCCGCCAATTTCGctccctccaaatacaccacattaagcacaacagagctaaattccaaatgctagacgaATGAtttcccaaccaattccaccaaccaaaaagagTATCTGCAACCGATCTTGGCAAAACCCATGAAatcccaaaagatctaaaaactAAGCTCCACAGCTGATAAGCCTTTCCACAATGAAGTAACAAATGATCCATCGTCTCCCCATTACAacgacacataatgcaccagtcaACAAAATCAAACCCTCTACCTCGCTGATTGCCACCTGTAAGAATCTTGTCTCATACggcagtccaaacaaagaaagaaacacgtcgaggagccttaaccttccaaatacCTTTCACATCTCTTTGCTTTGGACTGTTTGGATTGCGGGGAGTTGAGTAGAGTTGGCCGGAAATTAGATAGAAATTAAGCAAATTTCTAGCCAACTCTACCTTACTCCCCTTTGCTCTCCCTccctccccctcaatccaaacataagtttggattgaggggagaGGGAGGGGAAGAAAAGGAAAGTAGAGTAGAGTGGTGCAATTTCCGGCCAACTCTATTTGGGTGCAATTTCCGGCCAACTCTATTCTACTTCCCTccctccccctcaatccaaacaaggcATTAGTGTTAAGTGCATTCGCATAGGCAAGCTACTTTTCTACTACAACAAACGTTTGACAATAAATTAAGCTTCAATTATGTTCACTTATACACTCAATAGCATTGTCTAGTCTCCTTTATGAAGAGAACCAGGGTTCGAATCCCCCTTTCCCATTGTTATAACTATcaagttcataaaaaaacaacacaTTCAGTTATTGAGAGCCCTAAATCGTCGTGATCGAACCCCAACCAAATTTATAGGAACAAGAACTGagtcaaaattttcttcaaaaatataCACTTTTTATAGTCAAGAAccttgaaacaaaaaaaaacaaaaaaagcatgGTAAATGATcgaaaattttgattggttttaATCAAAAACCTAATTTCCTTGACTACTACTTCATTACGCTCCGTTTGGTTGCCGATAAAATCAACGAACTAAATGAAAACTTAGAATGctgaattttcaaattataaaaaaaaaaaagttccaaatGCGAtagatattttcattatttttatagttaCTCTCAAGTCTACCAAACAGAACGGTAACAATAAGGTGAATTGAAAAGGAGATTAAGAGAGAGTTGTAGAAGCTAAGCTACTGACCTGGCCATGGCGATTGGGGTTGGCGATCAGAATCGGTGGTGGAGAGCTCTGAAATACGCAGGTAGTGTAGCACACTCACTGGGACGGGACGGCATTTTTTAGCTGACAACTTCATCGGGCGCCGGAGTATGACGTTAATCATCCATCGCCGCCGCTATTGGTGGCGATGACCATGGTTTTGTGGTGTGCGTGTGAGAGATTGAGGCTACTATGGGAGTGTTGAGCTTCGGCCTATATTGTGGGATCTGGTATAGAAATAGAAGCCAGTGATTGTTTCTTTGCTTATAATTGGCATagctttttttaactttattttttattttttatttctgttgGGCTGTAGGActcaaattctcaaaataagCTCAACAAAaggaatgataaaaataaaagaataggtAAAATAACACTTTCTTATTTATGGCTTCTCATTTATTATTAATggattattttagaaaaattttaatattatatatgtgaaatatgtaaaagattataaaaaaaaaatcagtttttttttaatataaaaagtttctagAAATATTACTTAAACTGATATTTTTAAGACATttattaacttttctttttattttattaacacCCTAATTTGAAAGA from Castanea sativa cultivar Marrone di Chiusa Pesio chromosome 6, ASM4071231v1 includes:
- the LOC142640907 gene encoding uncharacterized protein LOC142640907 isoform X1, producing the protein MARFWTGGNVRRIARSLLPNQKISCLEVNRCGAHKTLGPHYSLCRNFSKSEFCFRGPSPFTLFKAKESLLQLRGFRSFYGLLVNKIISPHVQIAWKRFFQICSHSSPALPPINRIACVVSLALTRSNLLAPGVIAVIIGELALTQQTWAEAEYLPTRDTLYTHAQDGHVYLTLFVYSVLEGFILFLRAIYLAILFSPCIAMAPFADSLGVEFRKRWLHVVHHTLEKAGPAFIKWGQWAATRPDLFPRDLCSELARLHSNAPAHSFSVTKKTVERAFGRKLSEIFEKFDEEPVASGSVAQVHQATLKYRYPGQPVKPVVVAVKVRHPGVGEAIRRDFMIINFVAKISIFIPNLKWLRLDESIQQFAVFMMSQVDLSREAAHLNRFIYNFRKWKDVSFPKPLYPLVHPSVLVETYEQGESVLHYVEGLKGNDQIKSALAHIGTHTLLKMLLVDNFVHADMHPGNILVRVAHSKPQHKRIFRSKPHVILLDVGMTAELSKKYQVNLLEFFKAVALRDGQTAAECTLRLSKQQNCPNPRAFIEEVEKCFKLWDSLGCLIHPGDCMQQLLEQVRRHKVNIDGNVCAVMVTTLVLEGWQRKLDPEYDVMHTLQTLLFRVDWVDSLIYTIEGLMAP
- the LOC142640907 gene encoding uncharacterized protein LOC142640907 isoform X2 — encoded protein: MCRFWTGGNVRRIARSLLPNQKISCLEVNRCGAHKTLGPHYSLCRNFSKSEFCFRGPSPFTLFKAKESLLQLRGFRSFYGLLVNKIISPHVQIAWKRFFQICSHSSPALPPINRIACVVSLALTRSNLLAPGVIAVIIGELALTQQTWAEAEYLPTRDTLYTHAQDGHVYLTLFVYSVLEGFILFLRAIYLAILFSPCIAMAPFADSLGVEFRKRWLHVVHHTLEKAGPAFIKWGQWAATRPDLFPRDLCSELARLHSNAPAHSFSVTKKTVERAFGRKLSEIFEKFDEEPVASGSVAQVHQATLKYRYPGQPVKPVVVAVKVRHPGVGEAIRRDFMIINFVAKISIFIPNLKWLRLDESIQQFAVFMMSQVDLSREAAHLNRFIYNFRKWKDVSFPKPLYPLVHPSVLVETYEQGESVLHYVEGLKGNDQIKSALAHIGTHTLLKMLLVDNFVHADMHPGNILVRVAHSKPQHKRIFRSKPHVILLDVGMTAELSKKYQVNLLEFFKAVALRDGQTAAECTLRLSKQQNCPNPRAFIEEVEKCFKLWDSLGCLIHPGDCMQQLLEQVRRHKVNIDGNVCAVMVTTLVLEGWQRKLDPEYDVMHTLQTLLFRVDWVDSLIYTIEGLMAP